Proteins encoded within one genomic window of Formosa agariphila KMM 3901:
- a CDS encoding DUF4465 domain-containing protein: MKFTKKYISITAAIIGLTVFNSCAERYIDEIEYGNDVTFNELTLDRFSFLIPDAPFQAEGYVSGEITVNVSKNADGTYSGFALSNKNSRSYPWSLSPTFAPASELSPAEVQTSIDSTFYSVYTDEVNRTENFLVGNTNNDDAYFTLPTPNVIEHVLVANTSYNALLSLYGSIYSGDIDAETQMYDINGDVVANPNIANTDDSVKGVFTLPGVDGTLNTVRLSAHQTLQKMAAGEAAGEEAGQAIGGESVGIAAGEAAGEAARDQYVADNPSSTEEEQQAAYDAAYQEAYDAAYGDVYQAAYNEAYDQINIGDITLTIEGFLNGTSVGTTDVYLALLEGVDPANPAYTYTVTDWRRVDLSSFGAVDKVLFKMSSSYVNPDGSMVYAPTFCLDGIRLQ; the protein is encoded by the coding sequence ATGAAATTTACCAAAAAATATATAAGTATCACAGCTGCTATAATTGGCTTAACTGTGTTTAATTCCTGTGCCGAAAGGTATATAGACGAAATAGAGTACGGCAATGATGTTACATTTAACGAATTAACTTTAGATAGGTTTTCTTTTCTTATTCCTGATGCACCTTTTCAAGCAGAAGGTTATGTTTCGGGTGAAATTACTGTAAATGTATCTAAGAATGCAGATGGTACCTATAGCGGATTTGCTTTATCTAATAAAAATTCTCGTTCTTATCCTTGGAGCTTATCACCTACATTTGCACCTGCTAGCGAGCTTAGCCCAGCAGAGGTACAAACTTCTATAGATTCAACTTTTTATAGTGTTTATACCGACGAAGTAAATAGAACAGAAAATTTTTTAGTAGGAAATACAAATAATGATGATGCCTATTTTACATTGCCTACTCCAAATGTTATAGAGCATGTATTAGTAGCAAATACATCATATAATGCCCTTTTAAGCCTTTATGGATCTATTTATTCTGGCGATATTGACGCTGAAACGCAAATGTATGATATAAATGGAGATGTAGTAGCTAACCCCAATATAGCAAATACAGACGATTCTGTGAAAGGAGTCTTTACACTTCCAGGAGTAGATGGTACTCTTAATACAGTGAGATTAAGTGCACATCAAACGCTTCAAAAAATGGCTGCCGGAGAAGCCGCAGGCGAAGAAGCTGGGCAGGCAATTGGAGGAGAAAGTGTTGGAATCGCGGCTGGAGAAGCTGCCGGAGAGGCCGCACGTGATCAATATGTTGCCGATAATCCAAGTAGCACAGAAGAAGAACAGCAAGCGGCTTATGATGCTGCGTATCAAGAGGCGTACGATGCTGCTTATGGCGATGTATATCAAGCTGCTTATAACGAAGCATATGATCAAATAAATATTGGAGATATAACCCTTACCATTGAAGGTTTTCTTAACGGTACGAGTGTTGGTACTACAGATGTTTATTTAGCTTTATTAGAAGGTGTAGATCCAGCAAATCCGGCTTACACATATACAGTAACCGATTGGAGAAGAGTCGATTTATCATCATTCGGCGCAGTTGATAAAGTGTTATTCAAGATGTCTTCTTCTTATGTTAACCCAGACGGTAGTATGGTGTATGCACCTACTTTTTGTTTAGACGGTATCCGACTTCAATAA
- a CDS encoding RagB/SusD family nutrient uptake outer membrane protein, with product MKKLIYILLLTLFFGVSSCSDELNITPSYELNEVNGITNEGKAEDAVHGIYPYIVQGNNYSGGLVYALASRSGLARFSTSDYNMTTTQTNNSPSQQYFWLGYYETINAANYAINGINKLGSDVISDDRKSELLAEARFLKAFACTYVFWKYGHWWESNDESPYGILYRDDLATVDNLQVGRLSVGDSYDRIMADIDFAIENLPDFKERGNRYVSKEFAKIFKAKILLYRYGFNDGRNKPELEEALAIVDEILNSNIPGFSMQSDLAQVYEDSWDSDENLFSGYLEQNGNADIWNASSYYFSTLITRGTLVWDWTTESQITAGLVNDAASWFKADGRWPIATGLMRYPYNATSNFKYYAWKKVCRLGQYWGLNAEPQDNKYNTYFFRYSELYIMKSELLARTGASVAEAIEPINTMRSLRTNPVLETLNPTSEQELMDLIFKEYSLETFLENGSAFFASLRMKNADGVLWMEGLKGFSIEFNKICYPIPDVEMLVNREIIQNPDLE from the coding sequence ATGAAAAAATTAATTTATATTTTATTACTAACTCTATTTTTTGGGGTCAGTTCTTGCTCCGATGAATTGAACATAACCCCAAGTTACGAGTTAAATGAAGTTAATGGAATAACAAACGAAGGTAAAGCTGAAGATGCTGTTCACGGTATATATCCTTACATCGTACAAGGGAATAATTATTCTGGAGGTTTGGTTTATGCTTTAGCATCTAGAAGTGGTCTGGCTAGATTCTCGACTTCTGATTATAATATGACAACCACACAAACCAACAATAGCCCTTCGCAACAGTATTTCTGGTTAGGATATTACGAAACTATAAATGCGGCCAACTATGCTATAAACGGTATTAATAAATTAGGTTCAGATGTAATTTCCGATGATAGAAAATCGGAACTACTTGCAGAAGCTAGATTTTTAAAAGCTTTTGCTTGTACGTATGTGTTTTGGAAATACGGACACTGGTGGGAATCTAATGACGAGAGTCCTTATGGAATATTATACCGTGATGATTTAGCTACGGTAGACAATCTTCAAGTTGGTAGATTAAGTGTAGGAGATTCTTATGATAGAATCATGGCGGATATCGATTTTGCTATTGAAAACTTACCGGATTTTAAAGAAAGAGGAAATCGATATGTTTCTAAAGAATTTGCTAAAATTTTTAAAGCTAAAATTTTACTATACAGATATGGTTTTAATGATGGAAGAAACAAACCTGAATTAGAGGAAGCACTTGCTATAGTAGATGAAATTTTAAATTCAAATATACCAGGATTTTCTATGCAATCTGATTTAGCACAGGTTTATGAAGATTCGTGGGATTCTGATGAAAACTTGTTCTCTGGATATTTAGAACAAAACGGTAATGCAGATATATGGAATGCATCATCGTACTACTTTTCAACATTAATTACTAGAGGTACATTAGTTTGGGATTGGACTACTGAATCACAAATTACGGCAGGGCTAGTTAATGATGCAGCGAGTTGGTTTAAAGCTGATGGGCGTTGGCCAATTGCTACTGGGTTAATGCGTTACCCATATAATGCAACTTCTAATTTTAAGTATTATGCATGGAAAAAAGTTTGTAGACTAGGGCAGTATTGGGGACTTAATGCAGAACCTCAAGATAATAAGTACAATACATATTTTTTTAGATATTCAGAGTTATACATAATGAAGTCTGAGTTATTAGCAAGAACAGGTGCATCTGTTGCAGAGGCTATTGAACCAATAAACACTATGCGTTCTCTTCGAACAAATCCTGTGTTAGAAACTCTTAACCCAACATCAGAACAAGAATTGATGGATCTTATATTTAAAGAATATAGTTTAGAAACATTCTTAGAAAATGGTAGTGCCTTTTTTGCTTCATTACGAATGAAAAATGCAGATGGCGTATTATGGATGGAAGGACTTAAAGGATTCTCTATCGAGTTTAATAAAATTTGTTATCCTATTCCAGATGTAGAAATGCTTGTAAACAGAGAGATCATTCAGAACCCAGATTTAGAATAA
- a CDS encoding SusC/RagA family TonB-linked outer membrane protein, which translates to MKTFIFFFSMSLFSLTPKNGFSQGAKIEIESSRVVSVDEVFELIKNQTDYTFIYRADLFENYPKVTLKKGTVKAQVLLEKTLSNGSFSYEFAQENTIIIKSKISEDELVAKVDNDDEVQSIINGVVVDENGVPLPGVTILLKGTHKGTTTDFDGNFKINLTGSTETPILVFTFIGYEKQEVNIGTKTSITVKMKPELSGLDEVVVIGYGTSTVRDATGVIARIQSEDIENAPMATTVESLIQGKASGVNVQIQSASPTSPVSVVIRGMSSLDGDNQPLWVIDGVPQESTVNRPNYDPVTPLADLNLEEIESIDILKDASATAVYGSRAAHGVIIITSKKGKRNTKPVFQFSTNISQSITDYNAFEYFDGPQYESFMEAAYREQIITNGWTGDSDQFFDEQAFFNLNTSEYDASDLTLLPTAFYGGDTDWQEEVSQNPFNVKHDLSVSGGSELTTFYVALGIVENDGVVKSGYNNGYNGSVRLDTKLSDRLTFGINLRGSTRDASNKDGLLTVVNRIRPDLKPYNEDGSLYYSYYVENPFTAILNENSSKTNSLNTTAYLEYEVIKGLRWRSSFTNAYADSEYLSFNYAGTYQTELSERRWRSSKRNRDLFDNTLTFAKLIGDKHDITALLGYSLEKYSTSSYSIYAEDFADDDLLNNFGSHASVPIVSESKGESALIGQFARVHYKYDDRYIISGTIRRDGSSRFGSDRQWGTFPSGALAWIVSEENFMNSNNMKKYLSYLKLRTSIGITGSTGGLGYSDWATGIQAETYNDSPAISPSSLGNPHLQWEETTMFDLGLDFSILNDRVSGSVGIYKKHSDKLIYDNDIPWSSSERYTSANIAAMKANGVEVSLRADVFRTKNDRLTFNFNWATNKSTVEKITGNLDQLIFYSYDTRMILNVGDEIGDWYGYQTAGRFYATAEDSYSFRNSLDEYGNQEPYVSETEGKGDMIYVDQNGDGIITADDDRVSLGSSIPDGYGGFGLNYTHKNFNISANFSYAYGHLRHWTAARDFVRYGMRDYNSSVNLAGETSVVLSPEEASFPRVLGTSIGGNGQFSDFFLHDASYLRLNALAMSYNLPREIFRNTVLKSLTLNFRASNLFTITDYPGFRPDGGSILSSVGTASAEDSSTYPDASVYSLGLIVKF; encoded by the coding sequence ATGAAAACATTTATTTTTTTCTTTTCGATGTCGCTCTTTAGTTTAACTCCCAAGAATGGATTTTCGCAAGGTGCCAAAATTGAAATTGAATCCAGTCGGGTTGTTTCGGTCGACGAAGTTTTTGAACTGATTAAAAATCAGACAGATTACACGTTTATTTACAGAGCAGATTTGTTCGAAAATTATCCAAAAGTAACCTTAAAAAAAGGTACTGTTAAAGCTCAAGTGCTTTTAGAAAAAACGCTTTCTAATGGAAGCTTTAGTTATGAATTCGCACAAGAAAACACAATCATTATTAAGAGTAAGATTTCTGAAGACGAGCTGGTTGCTAAAGTAGATAATGATGATGAAGTACAAAGTATTATTAATGGTGTTGTTGTCGATGAAAATGGAGTTCCTTTACCTGGAGTAACGATATTATTAAAAGGCACACATAAAGGTACAACTACAGATTTTGATGGTAATTTCAAAATCAATTTGACAGGTAGTACTGAAACCCCAATATTAGTATTCACTTTTATAGGGTATGAAAAACAAGAGGTTAATATTGGTACCAAAACCTCTATAACAGTAAAAATGAAACCTGAGCTTTCTGGTTTAGACGAAGTTGTTGTTATTGGGTATGGTACATCAACAGTAAGAGATGCAACTGGTGTTATAGCTAGAATTCAATCTGAAGATATTGAGAATGCTCCAATGGCCACAACTGTAGAATCTTTAATTCAGGGTAAAGCTTCCGGTGTAAATGTACAAATTCAATCGGCTTCACCTACTTCTCCAGTTAGTGTTGTAATTCGTGGAATGTCTTCACTAGATGGAGACAATCAACCATTATGGGTTATCGATGGTGTTCCACAGGAATCAACCGTAAATAGACCTAATTACGACCCTGTAACTCCATTAGCAGACTTAAACTTAGAGGAAATTGAAAGTATCGATATTTTAAAGGATGCTTCTGCAACAGCAGTTTACGGGTCTAGAGCTGCTCATGGTGTTATTATTATAACTTCTAAAAAAGGAAAGCGAAATACAAAACCCGTATTTCAATTCTCTACAAATATATCGCAAAGTATTACCGATTATAATGCATTCGAATATTTTGATGGCCCACAATACGAAAGCTTTATGGAAGCTGCCTATAGAGAGCAAATTATTACTAATGGCTGGACAGGTGATTCAGATCAATTTTTTGACGAACAAGCATTTTTTAATTTAAATACCAGTGAGTACGATGCTTCAGATTTAACACTTCTTCCAACAGCTTTTTATGGTGGTGATACAGACTGGCAAGAAGAAGTTTCACAGAATCCTTTTAATGTAAAGCATGATTTATCTGTAAGTGGTGGTTCTGAATTGACTACTTTTTATGTGGCTTTAGGTATTGTAGAGAATGACGGGGTTGTAAAATCTGGATATAATAACGGGTATAACGGAAGCGTAAGGCTAGATACTAAATTAAGTGATAGGTTAACCTTTGGAATAAATTTGAGAGGTTCTACTAGAGATGCTAGTAATAAAGACGGATTACTAACTGTAGTGAATAGAATACGTCCAGATTTAAAACCATATAATGAAGATGGGTCTTTATATTACAGCTATTATGTTGAAAACCCGTTTACAGCTATTTTAAATGAAAACTCTTCAAAGACTAATTCTCTTAATACAACAGCATATTTAGAGTATGAAGTTATAAAAGGTTTAAGATGGAGGTCATCTTTTACTAATGCGTATGCTGATTCTGAATATTTATCGTTTAATTACGCAGGTACCTACCAAACAGAATTAAGTGAAAGACGCTGGAGGTCTTCAAAACGAAATCGTGATTTATTTGACAATACCCTAACTTTTGCTAAGCTTATAGGAGATAAACATGATATTACAGCTTTATTAGGTTACAGTTTAGAAAAATATAGTACAAGTAGTTATTCAATATATGCTGAAGATTTTGCTGATGATGATCTTCTTAATAATTTTGGATCTCATGCATCAGTTCCAATTGTAAGTGAAAGTAAAGGTGAATCTGCGTTAATTGGTCAGTTTGCTCGTGTGCATTATAAATACGATGATCGCTATATTATTTCAGGAACAATACGTAGAGATGGATCTTCTCGTTTTGGTTCAGATAGACAATGGGGTACCTTTCCTTCTGGAGCTTTAGCTTGGATAGTTTCTGAAGAAAATTTCATGAATTCTAATAACATGAAAAAATACCTTTCTTATTTAAAGTTAAGAACATCTATTGGTATTACAGGATCTACAGGTGGTCTTGGTTATTCAGATTGGGCTACAGGAATTCAGGCTGAAACTTATAACGACAGTCCAGCAATTAGTCCGAGCTCTTTAGGAAATCCACACTTACAGTGGGAAGAAACCACTATGTTTGACCTTGGTTTAGATTTTTCTATACTTAACGATCGTGTTTCTGGTTCGGTAGGAATTTATAAAAAACACAGTGATAAATTAATTTACGATAATGATATTCCTTGGAGTTCTTCAGAGCGATATACATCTGCAAATATAGCGGCAATGAAGGCTAATGGTGTAGAGGTAAGCTTAAGAGCTGATGTTTTTCGTACAAAAAATGATCGATTAACTTTTAACTTTAACTGGGCTACCAATAAATCTACTGTTGAAAAAATTACAGGAAATTTAGACCAACTTATTTTTTATAGCTACGATACACGTATGATATTAAATGTTGGAGACGAAATTGGTGATTGGTACGGTTACCAAACGGCTGGTAGATTTTACGCTACAGCAGAAGACTCTTATTCATTTAGAAATAGCTTAGACGAATACGGTAATCAAGAACCTTATGTTAGTGAAACTGAAGGTAAAGGCGATATGATTTATGTAGACCAAAATGGAGATGGAATAATAACTGCAGATGATGATCGCGTTAGTTTAGGGTCATCAATACCTGATGGTTATGGTGGTTTTGGTTTAAATTACACACATAAAAACTTTAATATATCGGCTAACTTTAGCTACGCCTATGGTCATTTAAGACATTGGACGGCTGCTAGAGATTTTGTTAGATATGGTATGAGAGATTATAATAGTAGTGTAAACCTTGCTGGGGAAACTTCTGTAGTATTAAGTCCAGAAGAGGCTTCTTTTCCTAGAGTTTTAGGAACTTCTATTGGAGGGAATGGACAATTCTCAGATTTCTTTTTACACGATGCATCTTATCTTCGTTTAAATGCATTGGCTATGAGCTATAATCTACCGCGTGAGATATTCAGAAATACGGTATTAAAGTCACTTACTTTAAATTTTAGAGCTTCAAATTTATTTACAATTACAGATTATCCAGGTTTCCGTCCAGATGGTGGTTCAATACTATCTTCTGTAGGTACGGCATCAGCAGAAGACAGTAGTACTTACCCTGATGCTTCGGTTTACAGTCTTGGATTAATAGTTAAATTCTAA
- a CDS encoding FecR family protein, with the protein MIKFSEIIILSKQIVTSLLKDEKPSALESSDLFSQEEKAEVVKRLTDKSEIESRLALKNKIDSKADWQTLKSKLNIPKKTYYWQYATAASVALIVTLTFLFNKNNTLHNEPVIVDTKIEIGSCKAVLTLSDGSVVALDSTNTYNNKCVKGNGSEIIYGVSETENQNLEFNYLTVPRGGQYHVELSDGTDVWLNSDSQLKYPVNFIKGHPREVELVYGEAYLEVSKSTENHGTAFILKTKQQDITVLGTIFNVKAYIDEADIVTTLVEGSVAVSNSINKNILKPSEQSKLSQDKDDFEISTVEVDEFISWHKGKFSFTNKSLAEIMKVLSRWYDVDILIVNEDLENIGFTGVISKKQPIENILGIIQNTNNMKYTIENKHITIE; encoded by the coding sequence ATGATAAAATTTAGTGAAATCATAATATTGTCTAAGCAGATTGTAACTTCTCTTTTAAAAGATGAAAAGCCAAGTGCATTAGAATCTTCAGATTTATTTTCTCAAGAAGAGAAAGCAGAGGTTGTAAAAAGGTTAACAGATAAGTCAGAAATAGAATCTCGTTTAGCACTTAAGAATAAAATTGATAGTAAAGCTGATTGGCAAACTTTAAAATCGAAATTAAACATTCCTAAGAAAACATATTACTGGCAGTATGCAACAGCAGCTTCAGTTGCTCTTATTGTTACATTAACTTTCCTGTTTAATAAAAATAACACCCTACATAACGAACCTGTTATAGTAGATACTAAAATTGAAATAGGGAGTTGTAAAGCGGTATTAACACTTTCAGATGGTTCTGTAGTTGCCTTAGATAGTACGAACACATATAATAATAAATGTGTGAAAGGTAACGGAAGTGAAATTATATATGGAGTCTCGGAAACTGAAAATCAAAACTTAGAGTTTAATTATTTAACTGTTCCTCGTGGTGGACAATATCACGTAGAGTTGTCAGATGGGACAGACGTTTGGTTAAATTCAGATTCACAACTTAAATATCCAGTAAATTTCATAAAAGGACATCCTAGAGAAGTTGAATTGGTGTATGGTGAAGCTTATCTAGAGGTTTCTAAAAGTACCGAAAACCATGGAACTGCCTTTATCTTAAAAACAAAACAACAAGATATTACAGTATTAGGAACAATTTTTAATGTAAAAGCCTATATCGATGAAGCCGATATTGTTACCACATTAGTAGAAGGTAGTGTAGCTGTAAGTAATAGTATTAATAAAAATATTTTAAAGCCTAGCGAACAATCAAAACTATCTCAAGATAAAGACGATTTTGAAATTTCGACAGTAGAAGTAGACGAATTTATTTCTTGGCACAAAGGAAAATTTAGTTTCACAAATAAGTCTCTAGCAGAAATAATGAAAGTGTTGTCTAGATGGTATGACGTTGACATTTTAATAGTTAATGAAGACCTAGAGAATATTGGTTTTACCGGAGTTATAAGTAAAAAACAACCTATAGAAAATATCCTTGGAATTATACAAAATACAAATAATATGAAATATACAATAGAGAATAAACATATCACGATTGAATAA
- a CDS encoding RNA polymerase sigma-70 factor produces MSLTKDIHTLSLKAYKNVFDSLYASLCLFANSYVKDIDIAKDLVQDVFIKVWEDQIQFNNEAAIKSYLYTAVKNRSLDFLKSSRFKATDLMSVVELDTLNKESFYLKEVVIEEASTKIEEAINTLPCKCAQIMRLSIKEFTNVEIANQLAISVNTVKAQKKIAYKRLRPLLKDYYIYIAFVFESYN; encoded by the coding sequence TTGTCCCTCACAAAAGATATACATACGTTGTCTTTAAAAGCATATAAGAATGTCTTCGATTCTTTATACGCTTCGTTATGTCTTTTTGCGAATAGTTATGTAAAAGATATAGATATAGCCAAAGATTTGGTACAAGATGTATTTATAAAAGTCTGGGAAGATCAAATACAATTTAATAACGAAGCCGCTATAAAATCGTATTTATATACTGCGGTTAAAAATAGATCTTTAGATTTTTTAAAAAGTAGTCGGTTTAAGGCTACAGACCTTATGTCTGTTGTAGAATTGGATACTTTAAATAAAGAGTCCTTTTATTTAAAAGAAGTTGTTATTGAAGAAGCTTCAACCAAAATTGAAGAAGCTATTAATACACTTCCATGCAAATGCGCTCAAATTATGCGATTAAGTATTAAGGAGTTTACAAATGTTGAAATTGCTAACCAATTGGCCATTTCTGTGAATACGGTTAAAGCTCAAAAAAAAATAGCATATAAACGCTTAAGACCATTACTTAAAGATTACTACATATACATAGCATTTGTTTTTGAATCTTACAATTAA
- a CDS encoding pirin family protein: protein MKTKTVELVASPKEPHFVGDGFRVHNFIPSGFRLDMQRMTPFILLDYNSTYNFPPSKTPKGVGVHPHRGFETVTIAYKGKVAHHDSSGGGGVIGEGDVQWMTAASGVLHKEYHEEEWSKTGGDFQMVQLWVNLPKKDKMSAPKYQAIKHADIKRYNLEDGAGTIEVIAGEYNSTKGVASTFTPIHMFNAKLNTGGKADFKFPANFNTVLLVLEGNIVINGTEQVPTDHLALMANDGETFKIEATTNAVILVLSGEPINEPIEAHGPFVMNTKEELKEAFNDFNNGKFGYLEE, encoded by the coding sequence ATGAAAACTAAAACAGTAGAATTAGTAGCAAGTCCAAAAGAACCACATTTTGTTGGCGATGGATTTAGAGTTCACAATTTTATCCCAAGCGGATTTAGATTGGATATGCAACGTATGACCCCGTTTATTTTATTAGATTATAATTCAACATATAATTTTCCGCCCTCAAAGACACCTAAAGGCGTTGGCGTACATCCGCACCGAGGTTTCGAAACGGTTACTATTGCCTATAAAGGTAAAGTGGCACATCACGATAGCAGTGGTGGAGGTGGCGTTATTGGAGAAGGTGATGTGCAATGGATGACTGCAGCAAGTGGTGTTCTTCATAAAGAATATCACGAAGAGGAATGGAGTAAAACAGGTGGCGATTTTCAAATGGTTCAACTTTGGGTGAACTTACCTAAAAAGGATAAAATGAGCGCTCCTAAATATCAGGCCATTAAACATGCCGATATTAAACGCTATAATTTAGAAGATGGTGCAGGAACAATAGAAGTTATTGCTGGCGAATACAATAGTACAAAAGGCGTGGCATCAACTTTTACGCCAATCCATATGTTTAATGCTAAATTGAATACAGGAGGAAAGGCTGATTTTAAATTTCCGGCAAATTTCAATACCGTACTTCTTGTGTTGGAAGGTAATATTGTAATTAATGGTACCGAACAAGTACCAACAGACCATTTAGCGCTTATGGCAAATGATGGAGAAACCTTTAAAATTGAAGCAACAACTAATGCGGTTATTTTAGTTTTAAGTGGCGAACCTATTAATGAGCCAATTGAGGCACACGGTCCTTTTGTTATGAATACAAAAGAAGAACTAAAAGAAGCTTTCAACGATTTCAATAATGGGAAGTTTGGTTATTTAGAAGAATAA
- a CDS encoding Crp/Fnr family transcriptional regulator — MTNTNLKTFLASSLDIDETEILSVIETLKIKKVKKDEFLLRANEHCKHTFFVEQGLLRQYSIDKKGKEHVLSFAPEDWFVTDRESSYFNAPSAYFIQALEDSEVVIIDESFVQLLSDKIKTFTDFNNRLLHNHIRHLQNRINLLLSTSAEDRYLQFVKMYPDILLRVPQTMVASYLGITPESLSRVRKALSRKNFKG; from the coding sequence ATGACAAACACCAACCTGAAAACATTTTTAGCCTCAAGTCTTGATATCGACGAAACAGAAATTCTTTCTGTAATTGAAACATTAAAGATTAAAAAGGTTAAAAAAGATGAATTTCTTTTGCGTGCTAACGAACATTGTAAACACACATTTTTTGTGGAACAGGGGTTGTTACGACAATATTCCATTGATAAAAAAGGAAAGGAACATGTACTTTCTTTTGCTCCAGAAGATTGGTTTGTAACCGATAGAGAGAGTTCTTATTTTAATGCGCCTTCTGCGTACTTTATACAAGCTTTAGAAGATAGTGAAGTTGTAATAATTGATGAGAGTTTTGTGCAATTGCTATCAGATAAAATTAAAACTTTCACCGATTTTAATAATAGATTACTCCATAATCATATTCGTCATTTGCAGAATAGAATTAATCTACTATTGAGTACGTCGGCAGAAGATAGGTATTTACAGTTTGTAAAAATGTATCCCGATATACTTTTAAGAGTACCACAAACTATGGTAGCATCTTATTTAGGAATTACACCAGAGAGTTTAAGTCGCGTCCGTAAAGCACTGTCGCGAAAAAACTTTAAGGGTTAG